A genomic window from Chrysoperla carnea chromosome 3, inChrCarn1.1, whole genome shotgun sequence includes:
- the LOC123295351 gene encoding transcription initiation factor TFIID subunit 1 yields MADSDGNDDLDEGNEGIDLTAFLFGNINETGQLESDVFDNESRRQLASLGRLGLGNLLEDMMRTDDDSKNEDEQTENNENVNESNKNGDQDNSSENNVDFNEKSSTAIDYSDINELAEDNDFKSYTNDGQNGDGVTDYDADDEGIGPRSDAQLMPPPSGSPIKNANSESTPQKKLDTPLAAMLPSKYANVDVTELFPDFRVDKVLRFSRLFGPGKPSSLPQIWRHVRRKRRKKRHHHRSSGEGKNRDSDSGSDRETSRLKHKGFSLNYAPNPTPEQCRSDDEEKLLKEVKPGFNNQGDLNNDNEQSGPRVADWRFGPAQVWYDMLEVPETGDGFNYGFKLKDKNYKEEDNNVNLNEVLPEDAFLMVSQLHWEDDVVWDGNDIKHKVLQKLNCKSNAAGWVPSSGNRTAQAFSQPGKAGTTIGNTPIGSGNRIGSTPLTGPLAKQNKTQMVINKAQSNMQRNETDGGGPAGDDTWYSIFPVENEELVYGQWEDEVIWDAEKMEKIPQPKILTLDPNDENIVLGIPDDIDPSKINSDSLPQPKIKIPHPHVKKSKILLGKAGVINVLQEDAPPPPPKSPDRDPFNISNDIYYMPKSSETSLRLKVGGGNLIQHSTPVVELRVPFIQTHMGPIRLRNFHRPPIKKYSHGALSQPGPHSVQPLLKHIRKKAKQREQERMASGGGDVFFMRTPEDLTGRDGDLILIEFCEEHPPLMNQVGMCSKLKNYYKRKAGKDTGPQNYRYGEVAYAHTSPFLGILPPGQSIQAVENNMYRAPIYEHQIPESDFLVIRTRQQYFIREMDALYVAGQECPLYEVPGPNSKRANNFVRDFLQVFIYRLFWKSRDQPRRIKMDDIKKAFPSHSESSIRKRLKLCADFKRTGMDSNWWVIKPDFRLPTEEEIRAMVSPEQCCAYFSMIAAEQRLKDAGYGEKFLFAPAEDDDEEMQLKMDDEIKVAPWNTTRAYIQAMKGKCLLQLTGPADPTGCGEGFSYVRVPNKPIQSKEEQESQPKRTVTGTDADLRRLSLQNAKALLRKFGVPEEEIKKLSRWEVIDVVRTLSTEKAKAGEEGMTKFSRGNRFSIAEHQERYKEECQRIFDLQNRVLASNEVLSTDEAESSDEDSSDIEEMGKNIENMLANKKTSTQLSLEREEQERQELRKMMIEGDVGDADKKAKKKDDEDNAEQGGLGQQTGRVLRIIRKFRDSVENKEYTRVELVRKQSVIDAYLKIRQTKDEAFIRQFATLDEAQKEEMKREKRRIQEQLRRIKRNQERERMLGNLNAGTNLNVETPTNIDKNSQNSLSPVSSQTTTPQTTPATKLSPISSSPPKSRRKTKLKPDLKLKCGACGQVGHMRTNKACPLYQGSGPAPPINVAMTEEQEEEIEKELNADDEDLVNVDGTKVKLSGKLLKHAEEMKRRTLVLKVPKEAMSGRKRRRAGADLHCDYLTATRRPANRRRTDPVVVLSTILEAILNEMRDLPDVQPFLFPVNAKLVLDYYKIIQRPMDLQSIRENLRQKKYQSREEFLADVNQIVENSKLYNGLKSALTVAAQRMLARCVERLREKEDRLMRLEKAINPLLDDNDQVALSFIFENVVNTKLKTMPESWPFLKPVNKKLVKDYYDVIKRPMDLETISKRISAHKYHSRKEFLRDIEQILLNCEMYNGKESPFTLKAQVMVTACKTTLEEYDEHLTQLEKNISIVQERVAQEQADMDPNWLGTDEDNYTIAEPDFRMSQTSSPDTFNKTHMDDLDYVDVEGDSSAFNQIVDLKIRRPRGRPRKKTAPSLEEDLQFSSEDEEEFDEVPLSPGPEQIGVSVPVDPSDNNMGIQILGADDDSQQAAEAMVQLGNAGFYQTQQSDLAENQLIQDESVDVDPNYDPSEFLMAGLPQKKEEKVETISAPADREIHNDLAVSDSDEEMLNQSNPPLDDEDGDLYF; encoded by the exons ATGGCTGATAGTGATGGAAATGACGATTTGGATGAAGGAAATGAGGGAATTGACTTAACagcatttttatttggaaatattaatgAAACCGGGCAACTAGAAAGTGATGTATTTGATAATGAATCGAGACGACAACTTGCCTCCTTAGGAAg actGGGTTTGGGTAATCTATTAGAGGATATGATGAGAACAGACGATGACAGCAAAAATGAAGATGAACAAACTGAAAACAATGAAAATGtaaatgaatcaaataaaaacggTGATCAGGATAATAGTTCTGAGAATAATGTTGATTTCAATGAAAAGTCATCCACTGCCATAGATTATTCTGATATAAATGAACTAGCTGAAGATAATGATTTCAAATCTTATACAAACGATGGACAAAATGGGGATGGGGTTACTGATTATGATGCAGATGATGAAGGAATAGGACCTAGATCTGATGCACAGTTAATGCCTCCACCAAGTGGTTCACCTATTAAAAATGCTAATTCTGAAAGTACCCCTCAGAAAAAACTTGATACACCACTTGCTGCTATGTTACCATCGAAATATGCCAATGTTGATGTCACAGAACTTTTTCCAGATTTTAGAGTGGATAAg gTTTTAAGATTTTCGAGATTATTCGGACCAGGGAAACCTAGCAGTTTGCCACAAATTTGGAGACATGTGCGAAGAAAACGTAGGAAAAAACGACACCATCATCGGAGTAGTGGCGAGGGAAAAAATCGTGATTCTGACTCTGGATCGGATCGTGAAACATCGAGGCTTAAACATAAaggattttctttaaattatgctCCAAATCCAACACCAGAACAATGTAGATCAGATGATGAG gaaaaacttttaaaagaagTGAAACCGGGTTTTAACAATCAAGGCGATCTTAATAATGATAACGAACAGTCAGGGCCTAGAGTTGCAGATTGGCGATTTGGTCCAGCGCAAGTGTGGTATGATATGTTAGAAGTACCAGAAACTGGCGACGGCTTTAATTATGGATTTAAACTCAAAGATAAA aattatAAAGAAGAggataataatgtaaatttgaATGAAGTATTACCAGAAGATGCATTTCTTATGGTTTCACAACTTCATTGGGAAGATGATGTTGTTTGGGATGGAAATGATATTAAGCATAAAgttcttcaaaaattaaactgtaaatCAAATGCAGCTGGTTGGGTTCCTAGTAGTGGCAATCGAACAGCACAAGCTTTCAGTCAACCGGGTAAAGCAGGAACAACTATTGGAAATACACCAATTGGATCTGGAAATAGAATTGGATCAACACCATTAACTGGACCACttgcaaaacaaaataaaactcaaaT gGTCATTAACAAAGCACAAAGTAATATGCAAAGAAATGAAACTGATGGAGGAGGTCCAGCTGGAGATGATACTTGGTACTCTATTTTCCCTGTTGAAAACGAAGAACTTGTGTATGGACAATGGGAAGATGAAGTAATTTGGGATGCtgaaaaaatggagaaaatcCCTCAgccaaaaatattaactttagatccaaatgatgaaaatattgtCCTTGGAATTCCAGATGATATTGATCCGTCTAAAATTAATTCAG attCGCTACCACAAccgaaaattaaaattcctcATCCTCatgtgaaaaaatcaaaaatcttaCTTGGTAAAGCCGGAgttataaatgttttacaagaagatgcaccaccaccaccaccaaaATCACCTGATAGAGATCCATTTAACATTTCAAACGATat atATTACATGCCAAAATCATCAGAAACGTCTCTACGATTAAAAGTTGGTGGtggaaatttaattcaacattCAACACCAGTTGTCGAATTACGTGTACCATTTATTCAAACACATATGGGGCCTATACGTTTAAGAAATTTCCATCGACctccaatcaaaaaatattcacatGGTGCTTTATCACAACCTGGTCCACATTCAGTACAACCTTTATTGAAACATATTCGCAAGAAAGCCAAG caaagaGAACAAGAACGTATGGCATCTGGAGGTGGAGATGTTTTCTTTATGAGAACACCTGAAGATTTAACAGGACGTGATGGTGATCTCATTCTTATCGAATTTTGTGAAGAACATCCACCGTTAATGAATCAAGTGGGAATGTGttcaaaactcaaaaattattataaacgtaAAGCTGGTAAAGATACAGGACCACAAAATTATCGTTACGGAGAAGTTGCATACGCACATACATCACCATTTTTGGGTATTTTGCCACCGGGTCAATCAATTCAAGctgttgaaaataatatgtatcgaGCACCAATTTACGAACATCAAATTCCGGAATCTGATTTTCTTGTTATACGTACAAg acagCAATATTTTATTCGAGAAATGGATGCTTTATATGTGGCTGGTCAAGAATGTCCTTTATATGAAGTACCTGGACCAAATTCAAAACGAGCTAATAATTTTGTTCGAGATTTCttacaa GTGTttatttatcgtttattttggaaaagtcgTGATCAACCTCGTCGTATTAAAATGGATGACATAAAAAAAGCATTTCCATCCCACTCAGAAAGCAGTATTCGTAAACGTTTGAAATTATGTGCTGATTTCAAAAGAACAG GTATGGATTCTAATTGGTGGGTAATTAAACCAGATTTTCGATTACCTACTGAAGAAGAAATTAGAGCTATGGTCTCACCTGAACAATGTTGTGCATATTTTAGCATGATTGCCGCTGAACAAcgtttgaaa GATGCAGGTTATGGTGAAAAATTCTTGTTTGCACCTGCTGAAGACGATGATGAAGAAATGCAGTTAAAAATGGATGATGAAATTAAGGTAGCTCCGTGGAATACAACACGTGCATACATTCAAGCTATGAAAGGCAAATGTTTACTACAATTAACAGGTCCTGCAGATCCAACAGGTTGTGGAGAAGGTTTCAGCTATGTTCGTGTACCAAATAAGCCTATTCAAAGTAAAGAAGAACAAGAATCACAACCAAAACGTACCGTCACAGGAACTGATGCTGATTTACGTAGATTATCATTACAAAATGCAAAAgcacttttaagaaaatttggtGTACCTGAAGAAgag attaaaaaattatcaagatgGGAAGTTATTGATGTTGTAAGAACTTTATCTACAGAAAAAGCAAAGGCTGGTGAAGAGGGAATGACTAAATTTTCAAGAGGAAATCGTTTTTCGATTGCAGAACATCAAGAAAG gtacAAAGAAGAATGTCAACGAATatttgatcttcaaaatcgtgTATTAGCTTCTAATGAAGTTCTTAGTACGGATGAAGCTGAAAGTTCCGATGAAGATAGTTCTGATATAGAAGAAATgggtaaaaatattgaaaatatgttagcaaacaaaaaaactagTACACAGTTATCATTGGAGCGAGAAGAACAAGAACGACAAGAATTACGAAAAATGATGATTGAAGGAGATGTCGGTGATGCTGATAAGAAAGCCAAGAAAAAGGATGATGAAGACAATGCGGAACAAGGTGGTTTAGGTCAACAAAcag gtcGTGTTTTACGAATAATTCGTAAATTTCGAGATtcagttgaaaataaagaatatacTCGCGTTGAATTAGTTCGAAAACAATCTGTAATAGATGCATATTTGAAAATTCGTCAAACGAAAGATGAAGCGTTTATTCGACAATTTGCAACATTGGACGAGGCTCAAAAGGAAGAAATGAAACGAGAAAAACGACGAATACAA gaACAATTAAGAAGAATAAAACGTAATCAAGAACGAGAACGAATGTTAGGCAATTTGAATGCAGGAACTAATTTAAATGTTGAAACGCCAAccaatatcgataaaaatagCCAAAATAGTTTAAGTCCTGTTAGTAGCCAGACCACTACGCCACAGACCACACCTGCTACAAAATTATCACCAATCAGCTCATCACCTCCTAAATCACGTCGTAAAACCAAACTAAAACctgatttaaaactaaaatgtgGAGCTTGTGGTCAAGTTGGACACATGAGAACAAATAAAGCATGTCCTTTGTATCAAGGTTCTGGTCCAGCTCCTCCAATAAATGTAGCGATGACTGAAGAACAAGAAGAAGAGATCGAAAAAGAATTAAATGCTGATGATGAGGATCTTGTAAATGTTgatggaacaaaagttaaacTTTCTGGAAAATTATTgaag CATGCGGAAGAAATGAAACGGCGCACTCTTGTTTTGAAAGTTCCAAAAGAAGCTATGAGTGGTAGAAAACGAAGAAGAGCTGGAGCCGATTTACACTGTGATTACTTAACTGCTACTAGGCGTCCTGCAAACAGACGACGTACAGATCCTGTTGTAGTATTGTCCACAATATTAGAGgcaatattaaatgaaatgcGAGATTTGCCAGATGTACAACCATTTTTGTTTCCTGTGAATGCTAAG TTAGTGttagattattataaaataattcaacgaCCAATGGATTTGCAAAGTATACGTGAAAATTTACGCCAGAAGAAATATCAAAGCAGAGAAGAATTTTTGGCTGATGTCAATCAGAttgttgaaaattcaaaattgtacaATGGATTGAAAAGTGCTTTAACTGTTGCTGCTCAACGTATGTTAGCGCGTTGCGTGGAACGGTTACGAGAAAAAGAAGATCGTTTAATGCGTTTAGAAAAAGCAATAAATCCGTTATTAGATGATAATGATCAAGTAGCACTTTCATTTATCTTTGAGAATGTTgtcaatacaaaattgaaaacaatgcCAGAATCATGGCCATTCTTAAaacctgtaaataaaaaactagttaAGGATTATTATGATGTAATTAAACGACCAATGGATTTAGAAACAATATCGAAACGGATATCAGCACATAAATATCATAGCCGTAAAGAATTTTTAAGAGATATTGAACAAATTCTTTTGAATTGTGAAATGTATAATGGTAAAGAATCACCGTTTACATTGAAAGCACAAGTTATGGTTACAGCTTGTAAAACTACTCTAGAGGAG tacgATGAGCATTTAACacaattggaaaaaaatatttcaattgttcAAGAGCGAGTGGCGCAAGAACAGGCTGATATGGATCCTAATTGGCTCGGTACAGACGAAGATAATTACACAATTGCAGAACCTGATTTCAGAATG AGTCAAACAAGTTCACCGGATACATTTAACAAAACACATATGGATGATTTAGACTATGTGGATGTTGAAGGTGACAGTTCGGCATTTAATCAAATTGTAGACTTGAAAATTCGCCGTCCTCGTGGACGTCCAAGAAAGAAAACTGCACCATCGTTAGAAGAAG attTACAATTTTCAAGTGAGGACGAAGAAGAATTTGATGAAGTTCCATTAAGTCCCGGGCCAGAACAAATTGGTGTTAGTGTACCGGTTGATCCGTCTGATAATAATATGGGTATACAAATATTAGGTGCTGATGATGACAGTCAACAAGCTGCTGAAGCAATGGTTCAATTAGGAAATGCTGGTTTCTATCAAACACAACAATCTGATTTAGCTGAGAATCAATTGATACAAG atGAGAGTGTCGATGTTGATCCAAATTATGATCCTTCTGAATTTTTAATGGCTGGTTTACCACAAAAGAAGGAAGAAAAAGTTGAGACTATAAGCGCGCCTGCAGATAGGGAAATACATAACGATTTAGCTGTGAGTGATAGTGATGAAGAAATGTTAAATCAAAGTAATCCACCTCTTGACGATGAAGATGgtgatttgtatttttaa
- the LOC123295388 gene encoding myosin regulatory light chain sqh, protein MSSRKTAGRRTTAKKRAQRATSNVFAMFDQAQIAEFKEAFNMIDQNHDGFVCKEDLHDMLASLGKNPTDDYLEAMMGEAPGPINFTMFLTLFGERLQGTDPEDVIKNAFGCFDEENSGNLNEERLRELLTSMGDRFTDEEVDEMYREAPIKSGMFDYIEFTRILKHGAKEKDEQ, encoded by the exons ATGTCGTCAAGAAAAACAGCTGGCCGTCGTACTACTGCTAAAAAACGAGCACAGAGAGCAACTTCCAATGTTTTCGCTATGTTTGATCAAGCTCAAATTGCTGAATTCAAAGAAGCCTTCAACATGATTGATCAAAATCACGATGGTTTCGTTTGTAAAGAAGATTTACATGATATGTTAGCTTCTCTAG gtAAAAATCCAACAGATGATTATTTAGAAGCAATGATGGGTGAAGCACCGGGACCAATAAACTTTACAATGTTCTTAACACTATTTGGAGAACGTTTGCAAGGTACGGATCCTGAGGatgttattaaaaatgcatttgGTTGTTTCGACGAAGAGAACAGTGGAAATTTAAATGAAGAACGTCTTCGTGAGTTATTAACATCGATGGGAGATCGATTCACCGATGAAGAAGTTGATGAAATGTATCGGGAAGCACCAATCAAAAGTGGTATGTTCGATTATATTGAATTTACTCGTATTTTGAAGCACGGCGCTAAGGAAAAAGATGAACAATAA
- the LOC123295359 gene encoding paraplegin, translated as MYKVTLLKSALQNTWINIKLHPNNLIKPSSCLKLNSTKYSTNLENKSINWEKVLNQKARKQLHREFQGVCALLRRSGLQHPLNLRHLHTSCAFSNKESSAPPPQGPPKKPDKDDDTKISSFLAKVFLWMLTAYMAIAVISLMFPGPSQSESIRYVSWNEFVHHMLAKGEVEEIIVRPDIDIVTIILYDGAVIKGKRVDQKTFHMNVVDVEKFEERVRDAEKKLNIKDTITVSYERGSESISKLLMSLFLAGLLMSILARGRNFRAPISMDTFSNFTRAKFTLVDPVSGQGKGVRFTDVAGLQEAKTEVMEFVDYLKRPEHYKSLGAKVPRGALLLGPPGCGKTLLAKAVATESSVPFLSMNGSEFIEMIGGLGAARVRDLFKEAKKRSPCIIYIDEIDAIGRKRSGGGSGNNPVDGSSGESEQTLNQLLVEMDGMVTKDGVIILASTNRADVLDKALLRPGRFDRHILIDLPTLEERQELFETHLKGISLEMKPESYCKRMASLTPGFSGADIANICNEAALHAARNKQKKVTSADLEYAVERVVGGTEKRTHAMSPQDRKVVAYHESGHALVGWMLKHTDALLKITIVPRTSLALGFAQYAPTDQKLYTTEQLFDRMCMTLGGRVAESLTFNRITTGAQNDLQKVTKMAYAQIRKYGMNKTVGLLSFDEGAPDEKQSGRRPYSKRLTAVMDDEANKLITKAYLRTEEVLRKNKDKLTLLAEELLKKETLNYADVEKLLGPPPHGQKRLVDFAEFDLPLKSETNNTSEKDQNTNEKSVNAVPSNK; from the exons atgtataaagtaACTTTATTGAAATCTGCTCTGCAAAATACTtggataaatattaaattacatccGAATAATCTTATTAAACCATCTTCTTGTTTGAAACTAAACAGCACAAAATACTCCACGAATCtcgaaaataaaagtataaattgggaaaaagttttaaatcaaaAG gCAAGAAAACAATTACATCGTGAGTTTCAAGGGGTTTGTGCTCTTCTTAGAAGATCTGGTTTACAGCACCCATTAAATTTACGGCATTTACACACATCATGTGCATTTAGTAACAAAGAATCGTCGGCACCTCCACCTCAGGGCCCACCAAAAAAACCGGATAAAGATGACGATACAAAAATCTCATCATTTTTAGCGAAAGTATTTTTATGGATGTTAACAGCTTATATGGCCATAGCAGTTATTTCTTTAATGTTCCCTGGTCCAAGTCAATCTGAG TCAATTCGGTATGTATCTTGGAATGAATTTGTTCACCATATGTTGGCTAAGGGTGAAGTCGAAGAAATTATTGTTCGACCGGATATTGACattgttacaattattttatacgaTGGAGCTGTTATCAAAGGTAAACGAGTCgatcaaaaaacatttcatatGAATGTAGTGGATGTGGAAAAATTTGAAGAACGTGTTCGAGATGctgaaaagaaattaaatattaaagacaCCATTACCGTTTCATATGAAAGAGGAAGCGAGTCGATATCGAAACTACTTATGTCACTCTTTTTAGCTGGCTTATTGATGTCAATATTAGCAAGAGGGCGCAACTTTAGAGCACCCATTTCAATGGATACATTT tcaaATTTTACTCGGGCAAAATTTACATTGGTTGATCCAGTTAGCGGACAAGGTAAAGGAGTGCGATTTACTGATGTAGCCGGATTACAAGAAGCTAAGACTGAAGTAATGGAATTCGTTGATTATTTAAAACGACCTGAACATTATAAATCATTAGGAGCGAAAGTACCCAGAGGGGCGTTATTACTTGGACCTCCAGGCTGTGGTAAAACTTTGTTAGCGAAAGCTGTAGCTACCGAATCTAGTGTACCATTCCTATCTATGAATGGATctgaatttattgaaatgatCGGAGGATTAGGAGCTGCGCGAGTAag gGATTTATTCAAAGAAGCTAAAAAACGATCTCcgtgtattatatatattgacGAAATTGATGCAATAGGTCGTAAAAGAAGTGGTGGTGGTTCAGGTAATAATCCTGTGGATGGATCCAGTGGCGAAAGTGAACAAACATTAAATCAATTGTTAGTCGAAATGGATGGAATGGTTACTAAAGACGGTGTCATAATATTGGCTTCAACAAATCGAGCAGATGTGCTAGACAAA GCATTACTTCGGCCTGGCAGATTTGATCGACACATTTTAATTGACTTGCCAACTTTAGAAGAAAGACAAGAATTATTCGAAACACATTTGAAAGGTATTTCTTTGGAAATGAAACCAGAGAGTTATTGTAAAAGAATGGCGTCATTGACACCTGGTTTTAGTGGAGCCGATATTGCAAATATATGTAATGAGGCCGCATTACATGCAgctagaaataaacaaaaaaaagttactagTGCCGATTTAGAATATGCCGTTGAAAGAGTAGTTG GTGGCACTGAGAAAAGAACGCACGCAATGTCGCCTCAAGATAGGAAAGTTGTTGCTTATCATGAATCTGGTCACGCTCTAGTGGGATGGATGCTGAAACACACAGATGCTCTATTAAAAATCACTATTGTGCCTCGTACATCTTTGGCTCTTGGATTTGCTCAATATGCACCTACAGATCAAAAGTTGTATACAACTGAACAA CTATTTGATCGTATGTGTATGACATTAGGAGGCCGAGTAGCTGAATCATTAACATTTAATAGGATAACAACAGGAGCTCAAAATGATCttcaaaaagtaacaaaaatggCGTATGCACAAATTCGAAAGTATGGTATGAATAAAACAGTTGGTTTATTGTCATTTGATGAAGGTGCACCAGATGAAAAACAAAGTGGAAGACGGCCGTATAGTAAAAGATTGACAGCAGTAATGGATGATGAAGCCAATAAACTAATTACTAAAGCATATTTAAGAACCGAAGAAGTATTAaggaaaaataaagataaactcACACTG ttgGCCGaagagttattaaaaaaagaaactctTAATTATGCCGATGTTGAGAAATTATTAGGACCCCCACCTCATGGACAAAAACGCTTAGTTGACTTTGCTGAATTTGATTTACCATTAAAAAGTGAGACCAACAACACTAGCGAAAAGGATcaaaatacaaatgaaaaaagtGTAAATGCTGTCCCcagcaataaataa
- the LOC123295383 gene encoding protein twisted gastrulation-like codes for MHWSSALYTGGIIITLFLLIIISTDVSNGCNEAVCASIVSKCMLTQSCKCDLKNCTCCKECSICLSEFYSECCSCVEMCPKPNETNYHMLSVNSHVEDLKNSSVEGLFNALTEEPDPESRWIVFNYPNDFSNFQSVFSSKHEDPFLLSVDKNTVLPNCTVAFMTQCMSWNKCKQNCLSMGASSYRWFHDGCCECVGKTCINYGIKESRCPECNAIDEIDDLADEIDYGEFHYESQSLGDM; via the exons atgcattggtCATCAGCTTTATATACCGGaggtataataattacattattcCTCCTAATCATAATATCCACAGACGTTTCAAATGGTTGCAACGAAGCTGTTTGTGCAAGTATTGTGAGTAAATGTATGCTGACACAATCCTGcaaatgtgatttaaaaaattgtacctGTTGCAAAGAATGTTCAATATGTTTAAGTGAATTTTACAGTGAATGCTGTTCTTGTGTCG aaatgtgTCCGAAACCGAATGAAACTAATTATCATATGTTAAGCGTGAACAGTCATGTTGAAGATTTGAAAAATAGTAGTGTTGAAGgattatttaatgcattaactGAAGAACCTGATCCAGAAAGTCGTTGGATTGTTTTTAACTATCCAAATgattttagtaattttcaaTCAGTGTTTTCCTCGAAACATGAAGATCCATTTTTAT tgtcCGTTGATAAAAATACAGTACTTCCAAATTGTACTGTAGCATTTATGACACAATGTATGAGCTggaataaatgtaaacaaaattgtttaagcATGGGAGCATCAAGTTATCGATGGTTCCATGATGGTTGTTGTGAATGTGTTGGAAAAACATGCATTAATTATGGCATAAAAGAGAGcag ATGTCCCGAATGTAATGCTATTGACGAAATTGATGATCTTGCAGATGAAATCGATTATGGAGAATTTCATTACGAGTCACAAAGTTTAGGAGATATGTAA